Proteins found in one Nostoc sp. NIES-3756 genomic segment:
- a CDS encoding GNAT family N-acetyltransferase, with protein sequence METNYQIVEIDAVEATSRLPELSEILVDAVTSGASVSFMMPFTVTEAIAYWQSILPAVAQGRTILLVALVEGRAFGTVQLSLTTPPNQSHRADVAKLLVHRQVRRQRIARKLMQRIEEVAISQGRTLLTLDTMTNSIAEELYLSLGYVLVGKIPNYAYFPDGLLGDTSILYKHLVAES encoded by the coding sequence ATGGAAACAAACTATCAGATTGTCGAAATTGATGCTGTTGAAGCTACATCTCGTTTACCAGAATTAAGTGAGATTTTAGTTGATGCTGTTACAAGTGGGGCATCAGTTAGCTTTATGATGCCTTTTACTGTGACAGAAGCGATCGCATATTGGCAAAGTATTCTGCCTGCGGTTGCCCAAGGACGTACAATTCTCTTAGTGGCACTTGTTGAAGGTCGAGCATTTGGTACTGTTCAACTGAGTCTGACTACACCACCAAATCAGTCACATCGAGCTGATGTTGCCAAACTACTTGTACATCGCCAAGTTAGGCGACAGAGAATTGCACGAAAGCTGATGCAACGCATAGAAGAAGTTGCTATTAGCCAAGGTCGAACTTTACTGACACTTGATACGATGACAAATAGTATCGCAGAGGAACTTTATCTTTCCCTTGGGTATGTTTTAGTGGGTAAAATTCCCAACTATGCCTATTTTCCAGATGGTTTACTAGGTGATACATCGATTTTATATAAGCATCTCGTGGCTGAAAGCTAA